Proteins found in one Litorihabitans aurantiacus genomic segment:
- the rpmE gene encoding 50S ribosomal protein L31, translated as MKSGIHPEYVVTEVTCTCGNTFTTRSTEKSGKISSDVCSACHPFYTGKQKILDTGGRVAAFERRFGKKAAN; from the coding sequence ATGAAGAGCGGTATCCACCCCGAGTACGTCGTCACCGAGGTGACGTGCACGTGCGGCAACACCTTCACCACCCGCAGCACCGAGAAGTCGGGCAAGATCAGCTCCGACGTGTGCAGCGCCTGCCACCCGTTCTACACGGGCAAGCAGAAGATCCTCGACACGGGTGGTCGCGTCGCGGCGTTCGAGCGCCGCTTCGGCAAGAAGGCCGCCAACTAG